The genomic DNA CTTTTTTATCAGAAACACTAGATTTGATGTCACCCATTTTCTCTTTCATTTCATCTTTATCTACCATTCTATCCCCTTCCACAATTTTCTTATATTGTAATCCAATTTTCTCTATAATTGATTTAAGTTCTGTTTATAATATTCTTAATAATCTTAAAAGGATAATTAACGCAATTAATAACTACTATAACATATAACAGACTGGATCTGATCCGTTCATATTTTCACTTCTACGGTTGGTACATTAAACACAGCCTAATAACTAAAACAAATCTATATCAATTTCATTTAATTCAAATGTATTTCGCTGTATAACATTCTATGTCAATCGTTATTATTATAGATTTCTATATTTTCAGCAAAGAATTGCTTTATTTTGATGGTTATCATTTAAAAAGTCCCAAGTGAAATTATTTTCAATAGTTAATTTAAAAGAAGTATTAAACGGTTGTTTAAATATTTTCAAGTGATTTTATAGCTACGGATAAAAATTCAGTAATTATATTCGGAGATATTTTTATATTTAACCTATACATTTCTATCAATGCATCATTAACATTATTGTTCTATTTTTAAAAAAATGTGGATACTAACCAAATTATAAAGGTGTGTAGCCTGCATACTAACTATGTTTTTATTACAATAATAAGTATTATAAAAGTATAAAATAGTATTATAAAAACTACGATAAGTTAAAAAAAGTATACAAAATTCAATATCCTTTTCATGTAATCATAATTTTGAAAGAAAATTTGATGAAAATTATAATGAAAAATCTGTATTGATATTAATAGTAACGCTAAAGATTATATGATCCAAACTACTATGTAACAGTACAAAAAGTAATAGAAATAGAGTATTATCAATCTTTGAAAAAGTATGTCATTTTGTACGATAAGTTCAAAATAATAATCAAAAGCACGACTATAACATGAGGTTATATTAATAGTATAATATAAAAAGGGAATTTTACTTTAAATTATTTAATGAAACTTAATTAAATATTCAAAAATTTCAGAGAAAATTATATAAAATTTTACAGTTATGTTCTTAAAGTCTATTTCTAAATTAAACCTAAATTTCTTCATTCAATAGTGAATGTTATTTTTATTTTTATGAGAGGATTTAAAATGTCAGAATTTAAACTATCATCAGCTTACAAACCTTTGGGTGACCAGCCAAAGGCAATCAAATCCATTTCAAATGGGATAAAAAATGGTCTGAAACATCAAACACTGCTAGGTGTAACTGGTTCGGGTAAAACATTTACAATGGCTAATGTTATTAAGGAGGTTCAAAAACCAACCCTTGTAATTTCACACAATAAAACATTGGCTGCACAGTTATACGAAGAATTTAAGGAATTCTTCCCTGATAATGCAGTCGAATACTTTGTTAGTTATTATGATTATTATCAGCCAGAGGCATATATAGCACAGTCAGATACCTATATCGATAAAGAAGCTTCAATAAATGATGAAATTGATATGATGAGGCACTCAACCACGCAATCATTACTTTCAAGGGATGATGTTATTGTTGTGAGCAGTGTTTCATGTATATATGGTATAGGATCACCCGAAGATTATGGTGGACTTGTACTGTCTGTTGATGTGGGGGATTCTGATGGAAGGGAAAAGATCATAGGAACCCTTGTTCAGATGCAGTACGAAAGAAACGACATAGATTTTACAAGGGGTAAGTTCCGGGTAAGGGGAGATGTAATTGAAATACATCCCGCCCATGGAAATACAGCCATACGTATAGAGTTATTTGGGGATGAAGTTGACAGAATATCAACAATTGATCCAATTCTTGGCAGTGTTAGAAGGGAAATGGATAGAATAGTCGTGTTTCCAGCCAAGCATTTTGTAACCAGCAAGGATAAGATCCAGCGAGCAGTTAAGCATATTGAAGAAGAACTTGAAGAAAGATTACTGGTACTGAATTCACAGAACAAACTAGTTGAAGCTCAGAGACTGGAACAGAGAACCAAATTTGACCTTGAAATGTTACAGGAAATGGGATATTGTACAGGTATTGAGAACTATTCAATGCATCTGTCTGGTAGGAAATGGGGAGACACACCACAAACATTAATTAAATATTTCCCAGACAACTTTTTAACAATTATCGATGAATCACATGTAACAGTACCCCAGATCGGTGGAATGTATGCAGGAGATAGAGCACGTAAAGATAACCTTGTTGATTATGGATTCAGATTACCATCTGCAAGAGAGAACAGGCCATTAAATTTCTCTGAATTTGAAATGTTACAAAATCAGGTGTTATATGTATCAGCAACACCAGCTAAGTATGAACTTGGAATGAGCCAGAACATGGTTGAACAGATTATAAGACCAACAGGCCTGGTTGATCCTGAAATAATA from Methanobacterium spitsbergense includes the following:
- the uvrB gene encoding excinuclease ABC subunit UvrB, with amino-acid sequence MSEFKLSSAYKPLGDQPKAIKSISNGIKNGLKHQTLLGVTGSGKTFTMANVIKEVQKPTLVISHNKTLAAQLYEEFKEFFPDNAVEYFVSYYDYYQPEAYIAQSDTYIDKEASINDEIDMMRHSTTQSLLSRDDVIVVSSVSCIYGIGSPEDYGGLVLSVDVGDSDGREKIIGTLVQMQYERNDIDFTRGKFRVRGDVIEIHPAHGNTAIRIELFGDEVDRISTIDPILGSVRREMDRIVVFPAKHFVTSKDKIQRAVKHIEEELEERLLVLNSQNKLVEAQRLEQRTKFDLEMLQEMGYCTGIENYSMHLSGRKWGDTPQTLIKYFPDNFLTIIDESHVTVPQIGGMYAGDRARKDNLVDYGFRLPSARENRPLNFSEFEMLQNQVLYVSATPAKYELGMSQNMVEQIIRPTGLVDPEIIIKPVVGQVDHLLGEIKRKIKDKQRILVTTLTKKMAEDLTDYYAKVGIKVRYLHSDITTLERIDIIDELRRGSFDCLVGVNLLREGLDLPEVSLVGILDADKEGFLRSQTSLIQTIGRASRNIDGQVLIYADKITDSIKNAVDITTQRRNVQLAYNEKHGIKPKSVVRSVKEKTKKDVKYKDNVKNIPKDELILIIQDLEDEMKRASLKLDFETAAKIRDQIQFLEGASN